A single region of the Methanothermobacter sp. K4 genome encodes:
- a CDS encoding type II toxin-antitoxin system HicA family toxin yields MAGKKGKLSGVKLCKILQKEGFTYSGGKGSHVKLKKIDENGKKLIVIIPLHDEIAPGTLKSILKQAKLTYPVHEAHEFQKKNMNVYFSEP; encoded by the coding sequence ATGGCTGGCAAAAAAGGAAAACTATCAGGAGTGAAGCTCTGTAAGATCCTCCAGAAAGAGGGATTTACGTATTCTGGAGGAAAGGGTAGTCATGTGAAACTCAAAAAGATAGATGAAAATGGGAAGAAACTCATTGTGATCATACCTCTTCATGATGAAATTGCCCCCGGAACCCTGAAATCAATTCTTAAACAGGCTAAGCTCACATATCCAGTTCATGAAGCTCATGAATTCCAGAAAAAGAACATGAATGTCTATTTCTCAGAGCCATGA
- a CDS encoding type II toxin-antitoxin system HicB family antitoxin: MASVKLELPVKIEKEGNLFVAICEPFNIASQGISKEIALENIREALELFLSDEDVLEMYQDLISSYTVPEKEEHVSVKIDGWQKRKTIRSEAL; this comes from the coding sequence ATGGCCTCAGTTAAACTTGAGCTTCCAGTAAAGATTGAAAAAGAGGGAAACCTGTTCGTGGCGATATGTGAGCCCTTTAACATAGCCAGTCAGGGCATCAGCAAAGAAATTGCTCTTGAGAACATCCGGGAGGCGCTTGAACTCTTCCTTAGCGACGAGGATGTTCTTGAAATGTATCAAGACCTTATAAGCAGTTACACTGTACCTGAAAAAGAGGAACATGTGAGCGTTAAGATAGATGGCTGGCAAAAAAGGAAAACTATCAGGAGTGAAGCTCTGTAA
- a CDS encoding MarR family transcriptional regulator, whose amino-acid sequence MIDSDIPFRGLLSIILRSHRVFVARELSHLKLTDAQVACLFRIHRQPGVTQDELSWFFQVDKGTIARITRRLEEKGLIMRKQDPQNRRRYMLSLTAHGEELIPLIREVEDRWTDLLFENLTDEERKTLMEICRRLAEEAMRIRCVEDDRGC is encoded by the coding sequence ATGATCGACAGTGACATACCATTCAGGGGGCTCCTATCAATCATACTCAGGAGCCACCGTGTATTCGTGGCAAGGGAGTTATCCCACCTTAAACTCACAGACGCCCAGGTTGCCTGCCTCTTCAGGATCCACAGGCAACCAGGGGTTACCCAGGATGAACTCTCATGGTTCTTCCAGGTGGACAAGGGGACCATAGCCAGGATCACAAGGCGCCTGGAGGAGAAGGGACTCATCATGAGAAAACAGGACCCCCAAAACCGGAGGAGGTATATGCTGAGCCTCACAGCTCACGGGGAGGAACTGATACCCCTGATAAGGGAGGTTGAGGATAGGTGGACAGACCTCCTCTTTGAAAACCTCACAGATGAGGAGCGGAAGACACTTATGGAGATCTGCAGGAGACTGGCAGAGGAGGCAATGAGGATAAGGTGTGTGGAAGATGACAGAGGGTGTTAA